The window GCGCATCCGATCAGACCCAAGCCTGGCGATAACAAGCAGAAGTTCCAATTCCAGATTGGTACTTCATTCTAATTCTATTGCCGCGAGTAGTCTGTTGTAACACGTCTGCAGTCGCCTCAGGTGGGCGACAGACGTCATCGCCTGCTTTTTAACGCTATAATCAATTTTTTCTCTGAAGGTTAATGTATATGAGTTTTAGCTTGGCACATACGAAGTTCAACAAACGCACAATTAACCAGTTGCTTGTGGCTACTGTGCTCGGCGTTTCTGCATCTTCTGTTGCATTTGCACAAACTGCCGGCAAAGCTGCTGACAAAAAACCGGCGAATGCCTCTTCAGCACCGGCTGCGGCTGACAGTGCTCCGGTTTCCAATATCAAAATCGGTTTTGTCAATACAGAAAAAATTCTGCGTGATTCCGCACCAGCCAAAGACGCCCAGACCAAAATCGAAGGTGAGTTCAAAAAACGCGACGCTGAACTTCAGAAGCTGGCCAGTACGTTGCGCACCAAGTATGAAAATTTCGACAAGAACGCGCCTGTCATGTCTGATGCAGACCGCACCAAGGCCCAGCGTGAATTGTCCGATCTCGATACCGATCTGCAGCGCAAGCGTCGTGAATTTCAGGAAGATTTCAACCGCCGTCGCAATGAAGCCTTTTCCGGCATTGTCGAAAAGGCAAATGCAGCGATCAAAAATATTGCTGAAAAAGAGAATTACGACCTGATTGTGCAGGATGCGGTAACCGTCAGTCCGCGTATTGACATTACCGATACGGTTATCAAAGCTCTCGATAACGGTAAATAAGCATGGCGCAGGATCCAGAGACTGTTCAAGCGGTAACGCTGGACCGCCTGCTTAGCGCAGCCGATACACAGGGTCTGGAGTGGGAAATAAAAAATCCGCAGGGCAGGGCGATGCCGGTCATCACGGGTATCGCCTCCCTGACGCATGCCGGTGCGCAGTCAATCAGCTTTCTGTCCAATCCCAAATTTTTTGAACAATTAGCGACGACAAAGGCGGCTGCGGTCATGCTGCCCGCCCGGGCGCTTGAG of the Advenella mimigardefordensis DPN7 genome contains:
- a CDS encoding OmpH family outer membrane protein translates to MSFSLAHTKFNKRTINQLLVATVLGVSASSVAFAQTAGKAADKKPANASSAPAAADSAPVSNIKIGFVNTEKILRDSAPAKDAQTKIEGEFKKRDAELQKLASTLRTKYENFDKNAPVMSDADRTKAQRELSDLDTDLQRKRREFQEDFNRRRNEAFSGIVEKANAAIKNIAEKENYDLIVQDAVTVSPRIDITDTVIKALDNGK